A DNA window from Streptomyces sp. CA-278952 contains the following coding sequences:
- the hpnD gene encoding presqualene diphosphate synthase HpnD: MSPPVQAAYSYCEAVTGQQARNFAYGIRLLPYEKRQAMSALYAFSRRVDDIGDGELDPETKRTRLESTRELLERIRKDAVDEDDTDPVAVALADAAQRFPLPLGGLDELIDGVLMDVRGATYETWDDLKAYCRCVAGAIGRLSLGVFGTAPGARGAERAAEYADTLGLALQLTNILRDVREDAGNGRTYLPADDLAKFGCSAGFHRTTPPPGSDFAGLIHFEVRRARALFAEGYRLLPMLDRRSGACVAAMAGIYRRLLDRIERDPEAVLRGRVSLPGHEKAYVAVRGLSGLDARHISKLTARGRA; the protein is encoded by the coding sequence ATGTCGCCGCCGGTGCAGGCCGCATACAGTTACTGCGAGGCCGTCACCGGACAGCAGGCCCGGAACTTCGCCTACGGCATCAGGCTGCTGCCGTACGAGAAGCGGCAGGCCATGTCGGCGCTGTACGCCTTCTCCCGTCGTGTCGACGACATCGGCGACGGGGAGCTGGACCCGGAGACCAAGCGGACCCGGCTGGAGAGCACCCGCGAACTGCTGGAGCGGATCCGCAAGGACGCGGTCGACGAGGACGACACCGACCCGGTGGCCGTCGCGCTCGCCGACGCCGCCCAGCGGTTCCCGCTGCCGCTCGGCGGGCTCGACGAGCTCATCGACGGCGTCCTGATGGACGTCCGGGGCGCGACCTACGAGACCTGGGACGACCTGAAGGCCTACTGCCGGTGCGTCGCCGGAGCCATCGGACGCCTCAGCCTCGGCGTCTTCGGCACCGCACCCGGCGCCCGCGGGGCCGAGCGCGCCGCGGAGTACGCCGACACCCTCGGCCTCGCCCTCCAGCTCACCAACATCCTCCGCGACGTCCGCGAGGACGCCGGCAACGGGCGCACCTACCTGCCCGCCGACGACCTGGCCAAATTCGGCTGCTCCGCCGGCTTCCACCGGACCACCCCGCCCCCCGGATCCGACTTCGCGGGCCTCATCCACTTCGAGGTCCGCCGCGCCCGCGCCCTGTTCGCCGAGGGCTACCGGCTGCTGCCGATGCTCGACCGCCGCAGCGGCGCCTGCGTCGCGGCGATGGCCGGAATCTACCGCCGCCTCCTCGACCGGATCGAGCGCGACCCCGAGGCCGTGCTGCGCGGACGGGTCTCGCTGCCCGGCCACGAGAAGGCCTACGTCGCGGTGCGCGGCCTGTCGGGACTCGACGCCCGCCACATCTCGAAGCTCACCGCCAGGGGGCGAGCCTGA
- the hpnC gene encoding squalene synthase HpnC, translated as MTSTPAPRIGDATLRKAADENFPVAPFFLPRAWRDDLMAVYGFARLVDDIGDGDLAPGGADARRLGLEPEQSDDRLAMLDAFETDLHRVFATTGEEPHHPLLRNLRPTVRRRALTPEPFLGLIEANRQDQKIRRYGTYADLAAYCELSANPVGRLVLALTGTASPERVRRSDAVCTALQIVEHLQDVAEDLERDRIYLPAEDMERFRVTESDLAAPSAGASVRALIAYEAERARELLDEGPPLVGSVNGRLKLLLAGFVGGGRSALTAISAAGFDVLPGPPKPTKPSLLREVGIVLRRARGER; from the coding sequence GTGACCTCGACCCCCGCGCCGCGCATCGGTGACGCCACCCTCAGAAAGGCCGCGGACGAGAACTTCCCCGTGGCGCCGTTCTTCCTGCCCCGCGCCTGGCGCGACGACCTGATGGCGGTCTACGGCTTCGCCCGGCTCGTCGACGACATCGGCGACGGCGACCTGGCCCCCGGCGGCGCCGACGCCCGCCGGCTCGGCCTGGAGCCGGAGCAGAGCGATGACCGCCTCGCCATGCTGGACGCCTTCGAGACCGACCTCCACCGGGTCTTCGCCACCACCGGCGAGGAGCCGCACCACCCGCTGCTGCGCAACCTGCGCCCCACCGTGCGGCGCCGGGCGCTCACCCCCGAGCCCTTCCTCGGCCTCATCGAGGCCAACCGCCAGGACCAGAAGATCCGCCGCTACGGCACCTACGCCGATCTCGCCGCCTACTGCGAGCTCTCGGCCAACCCGGTCGGCCGCCTGGTCCTCGCCCTCACCGGCACCGCGAGCCCGGAACGCGTCCGCCGCTCCGACGCGGTCTGCACCGCGCTCCAGATCGTCGAGCATCTGCAGGACGTGGCCGAGGACCTGGAACGCGACCGGATCTATCTGCCCGCCGAGGACATGGAACGCTTCCGGGTCACCGAATCCGACCTGGCCGCACCCTCCGCCGGAGCCTCGGTGCGCGCCCTGATCGCGTACGAGGCCGAGCGCGCGCGCGAGCTGCTGGACGAAGGCCCCCCGCTGGTGGGCAGCGTCAACGGCAGACTCAAGCTGCTCCTCGCCGGATTCGTCGGGGGCGGACGCAGCGCGCTCACGGCGATCTCGGCCGCCGGGTTCGACGTACTGCCCGGACCGCCCAAGCCCACCAAGCCCAGCCTGCTGCGCGAAGTGGGAATCGTCTTGCGAAGAGCGCGTGGAGAGAGGTGA
- a CDS encoding ABC transporter ATP-binding protein, whose product MAEDNAQGRIPTVIADDVHIVYRVNGTGGGRGSATAALSRMMRRGKSEPRGVRKVHAVRGVSFTAYRGEAIGLIGTNGSGKSTLLRAIAGLLPTESGQVYTDGQPSLLGVNAALMSDLTGERNVVLGGLAMGMSQEEIRQRYEDIVEFSGINEKGDFITLPMRTYSSGMAARLRFSIAAAKNHDVLMIDEALATGDRKFRVRSEERIRELRKEAGTVFLVSHNNKSIRDTCDRALWLEKGELLMDGPTEEVLKAYERETGK is encoded by the coding sequence GTGGCTGAGGACAACGCACAGGGGCGCATCCCCACGGTGATCGCCGACGACGTGCACATCGTGTACCGGGTCAACGGCACGGGCGGCGGACGGGGCAGCGCCACCGCCGCGCTGAGCCGCATGATGCGGCGGGGCAAGAGCGAGCCGCGCGGCGTCCGGAAGGTGCACGCCGTGCGCGGTGTCTCCTTCACCGCCTACCGCGGCGAGGCCATCGGCCTCATCGGCACCAACGGCTCCGGCAAGTCGACGCTGCTGCGCGCCATCGCCGGCCTGCTGCCGACCGAATCCGGCCAGGTGTACACGGACGGTCAGCCCTCGCTGCTCGGGGTGAACGCCGCGCTGATGAGCGATCTGACCGGTGAGCGCAACGTCGTGCTCGGCGGCCTGGCGATGGGCATGAGCCAGGAGGAGATCCGTCAGCGCTACGAGGACATCGTGGAGTTCTCCGGCATCAACGAGAAGGGTGACTTCATCACCCTGCCGATGCGGACGTACTCCTCCGGCATGGCGGCGCGGCTGCGCTTCTCGATCGCCGCCGCCAAGAACCACGACGTCCTCATGATCGACGAGGCGCTGGCCACCGGTGACCGCAAGTTCCGCGTCCGCTCCGAGGAGCGGATCCGCGAGCTGCGCAAGGAAGCGGGCACCGTCTTCCTGGTCAGCCACAACAACAAGTCGATCAGGGACACCTGCGACCGCGCGCTGTGGCTGGAGAAGGGCGAACTCCTGATGGACGGCCCCACCGAGGAAGTCCTCAAGGCGTACGAGCGCGAAACGGGCAAGTAG